The following are encoded in a window of Kaistia algarum genomic DNA:
- a CDS encoding FxLYD domain-containing protein codes for MAGAVPARGAGIGRRDWRDSASLVLLVLLVLGFVVLRTPIVAAAPGLASLYTRLGLPVNLRGLEFRNVATMRDNVSGAPGLVVTGEILAQAGGNRGLPALAFTLYDDRGREVGGWSAPIDHRPLAAGETASFRSRLADPPDSAKTVKLRFEGAAEGKS; via the coding sequence TTGGCGGGAGCGGTTCCAGCGCGCGGGGCAGGGATTGGCAGACGCGACTGGCGCGATTCGGCCTCGCTGGTCCTGCTCGTCCTCCTGGTCCTGGGCTTCGTCGTCCTGCGAACGCCGATCGTCGCCGCGGCGCCGGGACTGGCAAGCCTCTATACGCGCCTTGGCCTGCCGGTCAATCTGCGCGGGCTCGAATTCCGTAACGTCGCGACGATGCGCGACAATGTCTCCGGCGCGCCGGGGCTGGTGGTGACGGGCGAGATCCTTGCCCAGGCCGGCGGCAATCGGGGCCTTCCGGCGCTTGCCTTCACGCTGTACGACGATCGCGGCCGCGAGGTCGGGGGGTGGTCGGCGCCGATCGACCACCGCCCGCTAGCTGCCGGCGAGACCGCGTCGTTCCGGTCGAGACTGGCCGATCCACCGGATTCGGCCAAGACAGTCAAGCTGCGCTTCGAAGGCGCGGCCGAAGGGAAATCCTGA
- a CDS encoding response regulator → MARILVTEDDDSVRSFVARALTLDGHRIVTAEDGADALETLRREEGAFDLLLSDIRMPMMDGIALAKEAAPEFPDLTILLMTGYADQRERAEGLDRIVHDVVQKPFSLAEIRHAVQVALRAAIAACEPASPAAAFAQ, encoded by the coding sequence ATGGCGCGAATTCTGGTCACGGAAGACGACGATTCGGTCCGCAGCTTCGTGGCGCGGGCGCTGACGCTCGACGGCCACCGTATCGTCACGGCAGAGGACGGCGCCGATGCGCTGGAGACGCTCCGCCGGGAGGAGGGCGCGTTCGACCTGCTGCTTTCCGATATCCGCATGCCGATGATGGATGGCATCGCGCTCGCCAAGGAGGCGGCGCCGGAATTCCCCGATCTCACCATTCTGCTCATGACCGGCTACGCCGATCAGCGCGAGCGGGCCGAGGGGCTCGATCGCATCGTCCATGACGTGGTCCAGAAGCCGTTCTCCTTGGCCGAGATCCGCCACGCGGTCCAGGTGGCTCTCCGCGCGGCGATCGCCGCCTGCGAGCCGGCTTCGCCCGCCGCGGCCTTCGCTCAATAG
- the hpt gene encoding hypoxanthine phosphoribosyltransferase — protein sequence MPVVRGRNIRVLYDIADIDARNRELSAEIAASGYENLLVISILKGSFVFAADLIRALHDSGLEPEVEFISLSSYGAGSASSGQVRVVKDIESDVAGRDVLLIDDILESGRTLAFARQLMVERGARRVGVAVLLEKPGKRAIEMEADHVGFVCPDLFVVGYGMDAAHAFRELPFVGVVED from the coding sequence ATGCCCGTAGTCCGCGGCCGGAACATTCGCGTCCTTTATGACATCGCCGATATCGACGCCCGCAATCGCGAACTCTCGGCGGAGATCGCCGCCAGCGGCTATGAGAACCTACTTGTCATCTCGATCCTGAAGGGCAGCTTCGTCTTTGCCGCGGATCTCATCCGCGCGCTGCACGATTCGGGGCTGGAGCCAGAGGTCGAGTTCATCTCTCTTTCCAGCTATGGCGCGGGATCGGCGTCGAGCGGCCAGGTCCGCGTCGTCAAGGATATCGAAAGTGACGTCGCCGGGCGTGACGTGCTGCTGATCGACGACATTCTCGAATCGGGGCGCACGCTCGCCTTTGCGCGCCAGCTGATGGTCGAGCGCGGCGCACGCCGCGTCGGTGTCGCCGTGCTGCTTGAAAAGCCGGGCAAGCGCGCGATCGAGATGGAGGCCGATCATGTCGGCTTCGTCTGCCCGGATCTGTTTGTCGTCGGCTATGGCATGGATGCGGCTCACGCTTTCCGCGAACTGCCCTTTGTTGGCGTGGTCGAGGACTGA